A section of the Candidatus Thermoplasmatota archaeon genome encodes:
- a CDS encoding toprim domain-containing protein produces the protein MPTLERERFDRLLAVLDELVDANTDAPILVEGPRDVAALRALGCAGVVTAVNRGVSLVSLCESVAAAAPRRVILLTDWDRRGERLVEDLSRLLFANGARVDRAYRDRIRSNLDTGVNDVEALSAYVGTRVDAYFGLTLAERRGGVAPRHISL, from the coding sequence TTGCCCACCCTCGAACGGGAGCGCTTCGACCGTCTCCTCGCGGTCCTCGACGAGCTCGTGGACGCGAACACGGACGCGCCCATCCTCGTGGAAGGCCCGCGCGACGTGGCGGCCCTGCGCGCCCTCGGGTGCGCGGGCGTCGTGACGGCCGTCAACCGCGGCGTGAGCCTCGTCTCGCTCTGCGAGTCCGTCGCTGCGGCCGCGCCGCGCCGCGTCATCCTTCTCACGGACTGGGATCGTCGGGGCGAACGCCTCGTCGAGGACCTGTCCAGGCTCCTTTTCGCGAACGGCGCCCGCGTCGACCGGGCCTATCGCGATCGGATCCGCTCGAACCTGGACACGGGTGTGAACGACGTCGAAGCCCTGTCGGCCTACGTCGGGACGCGCGTCGACGCCTATTTCGGCCTCACGCTCGCCGAGCGGCGCGGGGGCGTCGCGCCGCGTCACATCTCCCTGTAA
- a CDS encoding NAD-dependent epimerase/dehydratase family protein, giving the protein MSDPLPGRFAGRRVYVTGATGFIGGHLVDALLAEGAEVTALARPSERAKVLALKGVAVHEGSVTDPRSIVIERQDIVIHGAAWVGYGIPRRKRSLFRATNVDATRHVLDAARAAGARKAIHVSSIAALGRAPGVMTEETRTDRAPISLYEETKRAAHAIALEYPDLQIALPMPGLVVGVGSAFDPLLAAAARGRVPVGLAGDATKGWVHVRDVVEATLAMAAGPARGPFLLVSDNMPTSEFFARFAKLAGAKPPKALVPAGLLRAGATLVERAYNAAGRTPPVSGELLRGLSIPMTYDASRARQALGWSPDLWGNLRRDLPDYREM; this is encoded by the coding sequence GTGAGCGATCCCCTCCCCGGCCGATTCGCGGGGCGCCGCGTGTACGTCACGGGCGCGACAGGCTTCATCGGCGGCCACCTCGTCGACGCGCTCCTCGCGGAGGGCGCGGAGGTCACCGCCCTCGCCCGGCCGTCCGAGCGCGCGAAGGTGCTCGCGCTCAAGGGCGTCGCGGTGCACGAGGGAAGCGTCACCGACCCCCGATCGATCGTCATCGAGCGGCAGGACATCGTGATCCACGGCGCGGCCTGGGTGGGCTACGGCATCCCGCGCAGGAAGCGGTCCCTTTTCCGCGCGACCAACGTGGACGCCACGCGGCACGTCCTCGACGCGGCGCGCGCGGCGGGCGCCCGGAAGGCGATCCACGTGTCGTCCATCGCGGCGCTCGGCCGCGCGCCGGGCGTCATGACCGAGGAGACGCGGACGGACCGCGCGCCGATCTCCCTCTACGAGGAGACGAAGCGGGCGGCGCATGCGATCGCGCTCGAGTATCCGGACCTCCAGATCGCGCTCCCGATGCCGGGCCTCGTCGTCGGCGTGGGCAGCGCGTTCGACCCGCTCCTCGCCGCCGCCGCGCGCGGGCGCGTTCCGGTCGGCCTCGCGGGCGACGCGACGAAGGGGTGGGTGCACGTGCGCGACGTCGTCGAGGCCACGCTCGCGATGGCGGCGGGTCCCGCGCGCGGACCGTTCCTCCTCGTGAGCGACAACATGCCGACCTCGGAGTTCTTCGCGCGTTTCGCGAAGCTCGCGGGCGCGAAGCCCCCGAAGGCGCTCGTCCCCGCGGGTCTCCTGCGCGCGGGCGCGACGCTCGTGGAGCGCGCCTACAACGCGGCCGGCCGGACGCCGCCCGTCTCGGGAGAGCTCCTCCGGGGCCTCTCCATCCCCATGACCTACGACGCCTCGCGGGCCCGACAGGCCCTCGGGTGGAGCCCGGATCTCTGGGGTAACCTTCGCCGGGATCTCCCGGATTACAGGGAGATGTGA
- a CDS encoding ubiquitin-like domain-containing protein — translation MPVVRFSPEFGDALGALEALEVEVFGDTVGECLRLAGVRLGASDVVEHAFEGRGEFATLARDVAVVVNGLRVRDADDVVSPGAIVEVSPLGAGPRRPEAPEGS, via the coding sequence ATGCCGGTCGTCCGCTTCTCCCCCGAGTTCGGCGACGCCCTCGGCGCGCTCGAGGCCCTCGAGGTCGAGGTCTTCGGCGACACGGTCGGCGAATGCCTGCGCCTCGCGGGCGTGCGCCTCGGCGCGTCCGACGTGGTCGAGCACGCCTTCGAGGGCCGCGGGGAGTTCGCGACGCTCGCGCGGGACGTCGCGGTCGTCGTGAACGGCCTGCGCGTGCGCGACGCCGACGACGTCGTTTCTCCCGGGGCGATCGTCGAGGTGTCGCCCCTCGGCGCCGGCCCCCGGCGGCCCGAGGCCCCGGAAGGTTCATGA